A DNA window from Oncorhynchus masou masou isolate Uvic2021 unplaced genomic scaffold, UVic_Omas_1.1 unplaced_scaffold_9413, whole genome shotgun sequence contains the following coding sequences:
- the LOC135538328 gene encoding uncharacterized protein LOC135538328, translated as PHLHISTSPQLPSSTSPQLPSSTSPHLPSSTSPQLHSPTPSLPISPAPQLHALAIQLHISQLHSHPAPRRHSPAPHVSSSTAPRPHPPAPHLPSSTAPRRHSPAPHVSSSTAPRPHPQLHISPVPQPHALTPQLHISPVPQPHALTPSSTSPQLHSPTPSLPSSTSPQLHISPAPQPHALTPQLHISPAPQPHALTPQLHISPAPQPHALTPQLHSHPAPRPHSPAPQPPSSTPSLPSSTSPQFHSPTPSLPSSTSPQFHSPTPLTPQLHISPVPQPHALTPQLHISPAPHLPSSHSPMPSLPSSTSPQLHSPTPSLPSSTCLQLHSPTPSLPSSTSPQFHSPTPSPPAPHLPSSTAPRPHSQLHSPMPSLPSSTAPRPHSPAPHLPSSTAPRPHSPAPHLPSSTSPQLHSPTPLTPSSTSPQFHSPTPSPPAPHLPSSTPHALTPQLHISPAPQPHASLPSSTSPQLYISPAPQPHALTPQLHISPAPQPHALTPQLHISPAPHLPSSTAPRPHSPAPHLPSSTAPCPHSPAPQPHALTPQLHISPAPHLPSSTAPSPHTPAPHLPSSTAPRPSLPSSTSPQLHISPAPQLPCSSLPSSTSPQLHSPTPSLPSSTSPQLHISPAPQPHALTPQLHISPAPQPHALTPQLHISPAPQPHALTPQLHISPAPQPHALTPQLHISPAPQPHALTPQLHISPDGIELTVCHQSCLTVVKDFFTSLFSRPQRHTGLPRKLQWGI; from the coding sequence ctccacatctccacatctccaccTCGCCCCAGctccccagctccacatctccccagctccccagctccacatctccacatctccccaGCTCTACATCTCCCCAGCTCCACAGCCCCACGCCCTCACTCCCCATCTCGCCAGCTCCACAGCTCCATGCCCTCGCTATCCAGCTCCACATTTCCCAGCTCCACAGCCACCCAGCTCCACGCCGTCACTCCCCAGCTCCACATGTCTCCAGTTCCACAGCCCCACGCCCTCACCCCCCAGCTCCACATCTCCCCAGCTCCACAGCCCCACGCCGTCACTCCCCAGCTCCACATGTCTCCAGCTCCACAGCCCCACGCCCTCACCCCCAGCTCCACATCTCCCCAGTTCCACAGCCCCATGCCCTcactccccagctccacatctcCCCAGTTCCACAGCCCCATGCCCTCACTCCCAGCTCCACATCTCCCCAGCTCCACAGCCCCACGCCCTcactccccagctccacatctccccagctccacatctcCCCAGCTCCACAGCCCCATGCCCTcactccccagctccacatctcCCCAGCTCCACAGCCCCACGCCCTcactccccagctccacatctcCCCAGCTCCACAGCCCCACGCCCTCACTCCCCAGCTCCACAGCCACCCAGCTCCACGCCCTCACTCCCCAGCTCCACAGCCACCCAGCTCCACGCCCTcactccccagctccacatctcCCCAGTTCCACAGCCCCACGCCCTcactccccagctccacatctcCCCAGTTCCACAGCCCCACGCCCCTcactccccagctccacatctcCCCAGTTCCACAGCCCCACGCCCTcactccccagctccacatctccccagctccacatctcCCCAGCTCCCACAGCCCCATGCCCTcactccccagctccacatctcCCCAGCTCCACAGCCCCACGCCCTCACTCCCCAGCTCCACATGTCTCCAGCTCCACAGCCCCACGCCCTcactccccagctccacatctcCCCAGTTCCACAGCCCCACGCCCTCACCCCCAGCTCCACATCTCCCCAGCTCCACAGCCCCACGCCCTCACTCCCAGCTCCACAGCCCCATGCCCTCACTCCCCAGCTCCACAGCCCCACGCCCTcactccccagctccacatctcCCCAGCTCCACAGCCCCACGCCCTcactccccagctccacatctccccagctccacatctcCCCAGCTCCACAGCCCCACGCCCCTCACCCCCAGCTCCACATCTCCCCAGTTCCACAGCCCCACGCCCTCACCCCCAGCTCCACATCTCCCCAGCTCCACGCCCCACGCCCTcactccccagctccacatctcCCCAGCTCCACAGCCCCATGCCTcactccccagctccacatctcCCCAGCTCTACATCTCCCCAGCTCCACAGCCCCACGCCCTcactccccagctccacatctcCCCAGCTCCACAGCCCCATGCCCTcactccccagctccacatctccccagctccacatctcCCCAGCTCCACAGCCCCACGCCCTcactccccagctccacatctcCCCAGCTCCACAGCCCCATGCCCTCACTCCCCAGCTCCACAGCCCCACGCCCTcactccccagctccacatctccccagctccacatctcCCCAGCTCCACAGCCCCAAGCCCTCACACCCCAGCACCACATCTCCCCAGCTCCACAGCCCCACGCCCCTcactccccagctccacatctccccagctccacatctcCCCAGCTCCACAGCTCCCATGCTCCTcactccccagctccacatctcCCCAGCTCCACAGCCCCACGCCCTcactccccagctccacatctccccagctccacatctcCCCAGCTCCACAGCCCCATGCCCTcactccccagctccacatctcCCCAGCTCCACAGCCCCATGCCCTcactccccagctccacatctcCCCAGCTCCACAGCCCCACGCCCTcactccccagctccacatctcCCCAGCTCCACAGCCCCACGCCCTcactccccagctccacatctcCCCAGCTCCACAGCCCCACGCCCTcactccccagctccacatctcCCCAGATGGAATTGAATTGACAGTTTGCCACCAGTCctgtctgactgttgtgaagGACTTCTTCACTTCTCTTTTCTCCAGGCCTCAGAGGCACACAGGCCTGCCCAGAAAATTACAATGGGGAATCTAA